Part of the Capillibacterium thermochitinicola genome is shown below.
GGTTTACTCAGGACGACGCCCATATTTTCTGCCGGCCGGACCAGATGCCGGAAGAGATCGACCGGGTACTTGCCTTTTGCTTGAAGATGCTGAAAGCCTTTGGTTTCAATGAATTTAAGCTTTACCTGGCGACCAGGCCGGAGAAGTCGGTTGGGGCGGAGGAACGCTGGGCGGCGGCGACCGAGGCTTTGCGGGCCGCCATCGAAAAGACGGGGCTTCCCTACGAGGTCGACGAGGGCGGCGGTGCTTTTTACGGGCCGAAGATTGACCTGAAGATCAAGGATGCGCTCGGCCGGGAGTGGCAGTGCTCCACCATCCAGTTTGACTTCAACGAGCCGGAACGGTTTGACTTAACCTATAAAGGACCCGACGGCCAGGATCACCAGCCCTATATGATCCACCGGGCTCTCCTCGGTTCCCTGGAGCGCTTCTTCGGAATTTTGGTCGAAAACTACGAAGGGGCTTTCCCCTTGTGGCTGGCTCCGGTTCAAGCCATCGTTCTGCCGGTCTTGCCGGAGAATTTGGAGTATGCCGACGAGATCTACGCCTGGCTCCGTGCGCACGGAATCCGGGCCGAAGTGGATAGCCGGAACGAAAAAATTGGTTACCGGATCCGCGAAGCCCAGATGCAAAAGATCCCTTATATGTTGGTGGTCGGGAGCAAGGAGGCGGAGACTGGACAGGTTGCCGTGCGCGCCAGGCGGGAAGGCGACCTGGGGACCTGGTCCCGGGAAGAGTTACTGGCCAGGTTGCAAGAGGAGATTGCGGCCAAACGGTAGTAAAGCGCGGCCAAACGCCAGGGGAACGGGGTGGCGACCGCGGGTTGGGATAGCTGGCAAAGATCGATAGATCGATCCGGCAAACCGCGCAACTAAAAAACAGGCGAAGAAAAAGTCGAAGGAAAAACGGGGAAACAACGGAGAAAAAAAGAAGACGGAAGGGGTTTTGCCGATGAGATTTCGCTTTCGCAATCATCTCCTGCGGTGGTCCGTGCATATTGAGATCTTCCTTGCCTTTCTGCTTTTAATCGGGATCTTGATTTCCGCCGGCGGGCTGGTCACTAACCTCTACGGCCTCACCAGGAACCTGGGCAATACCGAGTATTTCCAGAAGTTTCTCGGTGCGATGATGGCCCTGATTATTGCCTTGGAATTAATCAAAATGATCGTCCGTAATACCGTCGAAAGTACCATTGAAGTATTGTTGATCGCCATTGCCCGCAAACTGATCGTCAGCGAGCAGGATACGTTGGGGTTTTTGATCGGGATCATGGCGATTGCCGGTCTGTTTTTCATCCGAAAATATCTTTTTGTGGCCGAGTTCGCTAATCATAGCCGGATGGTGGTCAGTGCAGGCATGTCGGTGGCGGAGGCGGAGAAACTCATCAAGAAGCCTCTGCCCCGGCAGGCGCAGACCCTTGGGGGAGTGGTGGCCCAGATCGCCAGGGAGGAAAAGCGTAAACTGCAGGAAGGAGAGGTTTACGACTGCAACGGGGTTAAGATCCGGATCAACCGGATGGAAGACGGGATCATTCATATCCTGGAGTTTGTCGACAATCATGAATAGGGCGACTGCGACCGTTGCGCTAACCGTTTAAGTTGGTTATTTCCAGGATTTATTTTAAATGGCTGCTGAAGGAGCCGCCTAGTCTTAGTCGAATAGTAACTATATCTGGACTTTTCGCGGAGGCAATGCTTGATGTGGAAAAAGACTAGGCTTTATGTTTTTCTATTTGTCCTTTTTGTGTTCTCGGTTCGGATCTTCTCGTCGTCGGGGACGAAGTCCACTGGTTTTTTAATGAACTATGAAACTCTCTTCCCACAACTGCTGGCGAAAACGGCCGTCAATCCGCCGCCCGCCATTCCCCCGCGGGTGGAACCCACCCCGGAGCCGGAGCCGCCCTTTGTGCGTGTCACGCCGACGCCCATGCCGGAGGAGGTCAGAGGGGTCTACGCGACCGGATGGGTGGCGGGGACGCCGTCGTTATTCAATAATCTTTTGCGGTTTATCGACGCGACGCCGGTTAACTCCTTGGTGATTGATATAAAGGATGATACGGGAAAAGTAAGTTACCGTTCGACTGTCCCCATGGTCAATCTTTTGGGGGCCTGGGAGAATAAGATACCCGACGTGCAAAATATGCTCCAGACTTTGCAGCAGAAAAAGGTCTATCCCATCGCCCGGTTGGTTGTCTTCAAGGATCCGTTTCTGGCCGAAAAACGCCCGGATTTAGCCCTCAAGCAGCGCAACGGGGAAGTTTGGCGCGATTACAAGGGATTGGCCTGGGTTGATCCCCATGCCCGGGAAGTTTGGGATTATAACATCCAAATTGCCAAAGAAGCAGTAAAAATGGGTTTTCCCGAGATTCAATTTGACTATGTCCGGTTTGCCAGTGACGGGGACCTGCGCAACTGTGTTTATCCCTACGCCGACGGCTCCAGTAAGGAGGATGTGATCCGCGACTTTCTCCTGTATGCCCGCGCGGAACTGGAACCTTTGGGGGCGGTGGTCTCGGCGGACATCTTCGGACTGGTCTGTTCGGCCGCGGATGATCTTTACATCGGGCAAAAACTGGAGAAGATTGCCGAAGCCGTTCCCGTGATCTCCCCCATGGTTTATCCTTCCCACTATGCGAAGGGCTGTTACGGCTTGGCTGATCCGGATCGCCGGCCGTACGAAACCGTCCTCCGCAGTTTGCAGGATGCCCGTCAGCGGTTGAAAGACTACCCGGTAAAACTCCGCCCTTGGCTCCAGGATTTTTCATTGGGGAACACCTATGGTCCCGTCCAGATCCAAGCGCAGATCCGGGCGGTTTATGATGCGGGCGTGCGGGAATGGCTCTTCTGGAACCCCAGTTGCCGTTATAATGTGGACAAATATGTAACGAACAAAAACAGCGAACCAATTACCACCAACGTTCTCCCCGGCGGGGAAGGAGTGCTTGCTCCTGTTGTCGGCGAAACACCGTCTTCCGCCGATGCGATCCCGGATGCGGAAACGGATGAAACTGTGGCATGGGCGGGCGAACCGGCAGCCGAAGAAGGGTTGGCCTCCGGGGAAGGCGCCTTGCTCCCTCCGGTGGTCTTGGGCTTAACGGAGGAATGGCAAGAAGAGGAGGATGAAGAGGAAGACCTTGCTTTCTCCGGTCCAAGGACCGACGAAGAGACAGCCGAGACGGCGGGTGGGAAAGAACATCTCCCGGATGGGGGCGAGGAAGCAGGAAAAACTCCAGCGGCACCGGAGGAAAGCGGCGGGGCCGGTGAGCAGGTCGATAACCAAACCGGGCCAACGGATCCGTTAGAGAGCGACGGACAGCTTAAACAAGAATAATATTGCAAATGTTTCTGTATAAATAATTGTGGTTGCTTTGCGATTTTGGGTGATATTTGCCGTAATAAAGATTGACATTTGGTCGTGATTCTGATATATTTTTCCTAATATACTTTAACGAAGACGAGATTGTACTGCGCTGAGCAGGTGTTGTCTCGTCTGTATATTTATTATTTCTTGGAACATAAAAGGAGGTACTGGAAATGAAGAAAAAAAATTTGCTTATCTTAGGTGCCATTGTTGTGGTCTTGGCGGCGGTTATCTTTTTCGTGACGAGCCGGGGCGGCAGCGATACGCTTAAAATCGGCACCATCATGTCCGTGAGCGGTCCGGTTTCCCATTTTGGTACCCAATGCCGGGATGCCATCCAGCTGGCGGTTGATGAGTTTAACGCCCGGGGCGGAGTTCTTGGCAAACAAGTCCAGCTAATCGTGGAAGATGACGAGAAGAACCCGGAAAAAACCATGAACGCACTGGTCAAATTGGCCACGAAGGACAAGGTAAAAGTCGTGATTGGTGCATTGACCAGCGACTGTACGTTGGCTATCACCCAGGAAGCGCAGCGCCGGGGCATCCTGCTTTTCACCCCGACTTCCACCAATGATTCGGTGACCGATGCCGGCGATCTGATCTTCCGTTCCTGCTTTAAAGATTCCTTCCAAGGTCAAGTGATGGCCCACTTTGCGGTCGAAAACTTAAATGCGACCAAAGCGGCGGTCCTTTATGACATGAACAATGACTACTCCACCGGTTTGATGAAGAGCTTTGAAGAAACCTTTGCCTCATTGGGCGGCACCGTGGTCGCCTCCGAGTCTTACGCCGGCGGGGATAAAGATTTCAACGCCCAGCTGACCAAGATTAAAGCGGCCGATCCGGATGTGCTGTTCCTCCCCGACTATTACAACACGGTTTCGCTGATCATCAACCAGGCCCGCAATCAAGGCTTGGATGCGATCATGCTCGGCCCCGACGGTTGGGATGAACTGGTCGGTCAAGCCGGCGAGGAAGCGATCGGCGGCTACTTCTGTAACCACTACAGCCCCGATGCCGATGATGCTGATGTAAAAGAGTTTGTCCGTAAGTACCGGGATCGTTATGGCGTTACTCCGAATGCCCTCGCCGCCCTGGGTTATGACGCGGCCTATATCGTGCTGGAAGCGATCGAACGGGCCGGAACCGACGACCCGCAAGTCTTGAAGAAGGCTTTGATGGAGACCGACAAGAAATATGTCACCGGGCGTATTACCTTTGATGAAAAACACAATCCGGTCAAATCCACGACCATTTTGAAGGTGGTCAAGGGTGCCGACGGGAAGCTGGCCACTGAATACGTGGGTATGGTTGATCCGGAATAATTTTGGTGATAAAATGAGTGGTATGAAGTAATGGGAGAAGGTTATTCTCCCATTACTTTATTCAAAAACTAATCATCAATCTCCACTAGTATTGATTGGCAGATGACAAATACTAAAGACAAGCTGGCCAGCAAATGGGAGAGTTTGTGGGGTAAATTCGAACCGAACGAAGCGCTTTACCAACTTAAGGAGGTGGGGTTTGGATGGATTTCCTCCAGCAATTGGGCCAACAGACGTTGAACGGATTATCCCTCGGTAGTATCTATGCTTTGCTAGCCTTGGGGTACACCATGGTTTATGGGGTGGTACGCCTGATCAACTTTGCCCATGGGGATATTCTGATGGTCGGGGCCTTTGTCAGTTTTTTTGTGCTTAAACAGTGGGGAATTACTCCCGTAACCTTGATTTTATCCTTTTTACCGGCAATGTTGTTCTGCATGACCATGGGGATGCTGATCGAAAAGGTTTGCTATAAACCCCTACGGAATCAACCGCGGATTAATGCTTTGATTACCGCGATCGGGGTTTCTTTTTTATTGGAGAACGGCGCCCGGGTCATCCCGTTCATCGGACCTAACCCTCGCGTTTTCCCCACTTTACCGGTGGTGAACTATAAAGTTGTTGGGATCAACATCAGCCAGGTTCAGATTCTGGTTTTTATGGTGGCCATCGGCTTAATGCTGCTTCTTAATTATATTGTCAACTTTACGAAGACCGGCAAAGCGATGAAGGCGGTTTCCTTTGATAAGGATGCCGCGGCACTGATGGGGATCAATGTGGACCGGATCATCTCCTTTACTTTCGCGTTAGGTTCGTCCCTGGGGGCAGCGGCGGGGATTCTGTTTGCCAGTGCCTATCCGCAAATTGAACCCTATATGGGGATTATGCCTGGTTTGAAGGCTTTCATTGCCGCCGTGTTTGGCGGGATTGGCAGTATCCCCGGGGCGGTGCTTGGTGGATTAATCCTTGGCGTGGCGGAGACTTTGACGAAAGGGTTTCTCTCCTCGCAACTGGCCGATGCCATTGCCTTCGGTCTGTTGATCCTAATTTTAGTGGTTAAACCATCAGGTCTCCTGGGCAAACCCATGGGGGAGAAAGTGTAGGTGAGCTTGATGAGTAAGAAGACGAACACCATTGTTTCTACGTTGATCGTGGCCGCGGTTTTGCTCATCCTTAATCTGCTGGTGATGCTCCGGGTGATCGGCGAGTACACCAGCCAGGTTTTGACCATCGCCGGCATCAATGTAATCATTGCTTTAGGTTTAAATTTAATCTCCGGTTTCACCGGCCAACTTGCCTTGGGCCATGCCGGCTTCATGGCGGTTGGTGCTTACACCACGGCGGCTCTGGTGATGAAGGTCAACCTGCCGATTTCGGTGGCCGTGTTCGGTGGGGCTTTAATGGCGGCCTTTTTTGGGTTTTTAATTGGCCTCCCCACTTTGCGGTTACGCGGCGACTACCTGGCCATTGTCACTTTGGGTTTTGGTGAAATCATCCGGGTGCTGATGATCAATCTGCCCGAGCTGACAGGCGGACCAGCCGGGTTAAAAGGGATTCCCACTTTCACCACGGACTTTTATTGGCGGCCGGTTCTTTCCTTTGCTTTGGTCTACCTGACGATGACTCTTGTGGTGGTGTTGCTCAATAACCTCCTCAGTTCTTCCCACGGCGCGGCGATTATTTCGATTCGTGAGGATGAAATTGCCGCCAACGCCATGGGGATCAATGTGTTTTATTATAAATTGTACGCCTTTACCCTCTCCGCTTTCATCGGGGGCTTGGGCGGTGCCCTTTATGCGCCGTTCTTTGGCTACCTGAGCCCCAACATGTTCAACTTCCAAAAGTCCGTTGAGTTTTTGATCATTGTCGTTCTGGGCGGGATGGGGAACCTGACCGGGACGGTCGTGGCCGGGATTGGCCTCACCTATTTGCAAGAGATCCTGCGGTTCCTCAAAGATTACCGCCTGGTGATTTACCCAATAATCTTGATTATCGTGATGATCTTCCAACCGTCCGGGATTATGGGCTTGTTTGGGAATAAGGAGTTTTCCTTGACCCGTTTGGTGAACAGTCTCCTTGGGAAGCAGGAGAGCGGGGAAGAATCTGCGGAGAAGGCGGGTGAGGTCCAATGACCGTCCTGAAGATCGAAAATCTGTCGATTCAGTTCGGTGGTTTAATGGCGGTCGCCAATCTGAATCTGGAAGTTAAGAAGGGTGAACTGATCGGTTTGATCGGTCCGAACGGGGCCGGGAAGACGACTGTCTTTAACATGTTGACCGGCGTTTATAAACCGACGGCGGGCCGGATTTTGGTTCAGGACCGTACCGGCCAGATTCAAGATATCGCCCCGCTCCACCCCTACCAGATTACCGCCTTGGGCATGGCGCGGACCTTCCAGAATATCCGGCTCTTTAAAAACCTGACCGTGCTGGATAACGTACGGATTGGCAACCATCTCAATGTGAAATACCGGAGTGTGGACGGGATTTTCCGGCTGCCCGGTTACTACCAGGAAGAGAAGCGGATCGAAGAAGAATGTAGGGAGCTTCTCAAGATCTTCGATATCGAGCACAAAAGCAATGAACTGGCGAAGAACCTTCCCTATGGCGAGCAGCGGAAACTGGAGATTGTCCGGGCGCTGGCAACCAAACCCCACATCCTCCTTTTGGATGAGCCGGCCGCCGGCATGAATCCCCAGGAAACACTGGAACTGATGGATTTGATTAAATATATCAGGGAGCGGTTTGACTTGACCATTGTCCTAATCGAGCATGATATGAAACTGGTCATGGGGATCTGTCAACGGATTGTGGTCCTGGATTACGGGCGGATGATCGCCTGTGGAACACCCAAGGAGGTTGCGCATAATCCGTTGGTGGTCAAAGCCTACCTGGGGAAGGAGTTGGAGAACGATGCTTAAGGTGGAGAAGCTGGATGTTTATTACGGCAATATCCGTGCCCTGCACGAGGTCAGTTTCGAAGTTAATGAAGGAGAGATCGTTACTTTAATCGGGGCGAACGGTGCGGGGAAGACCACGGTTCTCCATACTATTT
Proteins encoded:
- a CDS encoding putative glycoside hydrolase, with product MNYETLFPQLLAKTAVNPPPAIPPRVEPTPEPEPPFVRVTPTPMPEEVRGVYATGWVAGTPSLFNNLLRFIDATPVNSLVIDIKDDTGKVSYRSTVPMVNLLGAWENKIPDVQNMLQTLQQKKVYPIARLVVFKDPFLAEKRPDLALKQRNGEVWRDYKGLAWVDPHAREVWDYNIQIAKEAVKMGFPEIQFDYVRFASDGDLRNCVYPYADGSSKEDVIRDFLLYARAELEPLGAVVSADIFGLVCSAADDLYIGQKLEKIAEAVPVISPMVYPSHYAKGCYGLADPDRRPYETVLRSLQDARQRLKDYPVKLRPWLQDFSLGNTYGPVQIQAQIRAVYDAGVREWLFWNPSCRYNVDKYVTNKNSEPITTNVLPGGEGVLAPVVGETPSSADAIPDAETDETVAWAGEPAAEEGLASGEGALLPPVVLGLTEEWQEEEDEEEDLAFSGPRTDEETAETAGGKEHLPDGGEEAGKTPAAPEESGGAGEQVDNQTGPTDPLESDGQLKQE
- a CDS encoding phosphate-starvation-inducible PsiE family protein, translating into MRFRFRNHLLRWSVHIEIFLAFLLLIGILISAGGLVTNLYGLTRNLGNTEYFQKFLGAMMALIIALELIKMIVRNTVESTIEVLLIAIARKLIVSEQDTLGFLIGIMAIAGLFFIRKYLFVAEFANHSRMVVSAGMSVAEAEKLIKKPLPRQAQTLGGVVAQIAREEKRKLQEGEVYDCNGVKIRINRMEDGIIHILEFVDNHE
- a CDS encoding branched-chain amino acid ABC transporter permease encodes the protein MDFLQQLGQQTLNGLSLGSIYALLALGYTMVYGVVRLINFAHGDILMVGAFVSFFVLKQWGITPVTLILSFLPAMLFCMTMGMLIEKVCYKPLRNQPRINALITAIGVSFLLENGARVIPFIGPNPRVFPTLPVVNYKVVGINISQVQILVFMVAIGLMLLLNYIVNFTKTGKAMKAVSFDKDAAALMGINVDRIISFTFALGSSLGAAAGILFASAYPQIEPYMGIMPGLKAFIAAVFGGIGSIPGAVLGGLILGVAETLTKGFLSSQLADAIAFGLLILILVVKPSGLLGKPMGEKV
- a CDS encoding ABC transporter ATP-binding protein: MTVLKIENLSIQFGGLMAVANLNLEVKKGELIGLIGPNGAGKTTVFNMLTGVYKPTAGRILVQDRTGQIQDIAPLHPYQITALGMARTFQNIRLFKNLTVLDNVRIGNHLNVKYRSVDGIFRLPGYYQEEKRIEEECRELLKIFDIEHKSNELAKNLPYGEQRKLEIVRALATKPHILLLDEPAAGMNPQETLELMDLIKYIRERFDLTIVLIEHDMKLVMGICQRIVVLDYGRMIACGTPKEVAHNPLVVKAYLGKELENDA
- a CDS encoding branched-chain amino acid ABC transporter permease; this translates as MSKKTNTIVSTLIVAAVLLILNLLVMLRVIGEYTSQVLTIAGINVIIALGLNLISGFTGQLALGHAGFMAVGAYTTAALVMKVNLPISVAVFGGALMAAFFGFLIGLPTLRLRGDYLAIVTLGFGEIIRVLMINLPELTGGPAGLKGIPTFTTDFYWRPVLSFALVYLTMTLVVVLLNNLLSSSHGAAIISIREDEIAANAMGINVFYYKLYAFTLSAFIGGLGGALYAPFFGYLSPNMFNFQKSVEFLIIVVLGGMGNLTGTVVAGIGLTYLQEILRFLKDYRLVIYPIILIIVMIFQPSGIMGLFGNKEFSLTRLVNSLLGKQESGEESAEKAGEVQ
- a CDS encoding ABC transporter substrate-binding protein produces the protein MKKKNLLILGAIVVVLAAVIFFVTSRGGSDTLKIGTIMSVSGPVSHFGTQCRDAIQLAVDEFNARGGVLGKQVQLIVEDDEKNPEKTMNALVKLATKDKVKVVIGALTSDCTLAITQEAQRRGILLFTPTSTNDSVTDAGDLIFRSCFKDSFQGQVMAHFAVENLNATKAAVLYDMNNDYSTGLMKSFEETFASLGGTVVASESYAGGDKDFNAQLTKIKAADPDVLFLPDYYNTVSLIINQARNQGLDAIMLGPDGWDELVGQAGEEAIGGYFCNHYSPDADDADVKEFVRKYRDRYGVTPNALAALGYDAAYIVLEAIERAGTDDPQVLKKALMETDKKYVTGRITFDEKHNPVKSTTILKVVKGADGKLATEYVGMVDPE